A DNA window from Theobroma cacao cultivar B97-61/B2 chromosome 5, Criollo_cocoa_genome_V2, whole genome shotgun sequence contains the following coding sequences:
- the LOC18598130 gene encoding F-box protein PP2-A15, with protein sequence MGSSLSNLTEGLNGTAMGPGLGDIPESCVACVFTYLTPPEICNLARLNRAFRGAASSDSVWEKKLPGNYQDLLDLMPPERYQNLSKKDIFALLSRPIPFDDGNKEVWLDRVTGRVCMAISAKGMAITGIDDRRYWNWVSTEESRFHIVAYLQQIWWFEVDGVVKFPLPADIYTLSLRLHLGRFSKRLGRRVSSFEHTHGWDLRPVKFELSTADGQLASCEHCLDDNEQDYEYGNLKRGCWIEYKVGQFIVSDSEPATEVRFSMKQIDCTHSKGGLCVDSVFIIPTDLRERKRRGVLK encoded by the exons ATGGGTTCGTCTCTATCGAACCTAACGGAAGGACTCAATGGGACGGCGATGGGACCGGGATTGGGGGATATACCGGAGAGCTGCGTGGCGTGCGTTTTCACGTACTTGACTCCGCCGGAGATTTGCAATCTGGCGAGGTTGAATCGTGCGTTTAGAGGGGCGGCGTCGTCGGATTCAGTTTGGGAAAAAAAGCTACCGGGCAATTACCAAGATCTGCTGGATTTGATGCCACCTGAAAGGTACCAGAATTTGTCCAAAAAAGACATTTTTGCCCTTCTCTCTCGCCCGATACCTTTTGATGATGGAAATAAG GAAGTATGGCTGGACAGAGTGACGGGGAGGGTATGCATGGCAATATCTGCGAAAGGGATGGCGATAACCGGAATTGATGATCGGAGATATTGGAATTGGGTTTCTACTGAAGAATCTAG ATTCCATATTGTGGCATATTTGCAGCAAATATGGTGGTTTGAAGTAGATGGAGTAGTAAAGTTCCCTCTTCCGGCTGATATCTATACTCTTTCACTCAGGCTTCACCTTGGAAGATTTTCCAAAAGGTTGGGAAGACGGGTGTCTAGTTTTGAGCATACTCACGGTTGGGACTTAAGGCCTGTAAAATTTGAGTTGTCTACTGCTGATGGTCAGCTAGCGTCATGTGAGCACTGTTTAGATGATAACGAACAAGATTATGAATATGGAAACCTTAAGCGTGGATGCTGGATAGAGTACAAGGTAGGGCAATTTATTGTCAGTGATTCAGAACCAGCAACTGAAGTCAGATTTTCCATGAAACAGATAGATTGCACACATTCTAAAGGAGGGCTTTGTGTAGATTCTGTATTTATTATCCCCACTGATCTAAGAGAGCGTAAAAGAAGAGGGGTTTTGAAATAA